The proteins below are encoded in one region of Tolumonas auensis DSM 9187:
- a CDS encoding allantoate amidohydrolase, whose protein sequence is MQEGIRIFERCNELALLSEDTDALTRVYLSAQHQQANQLAGTWMRDAGMHVWQDAVGNICGRYEGTEPEAPALLLGSHLDTVRNAGKYDGMLGVITAIELVSRLHQQNKRFPFAIEVVGFGDEEGVRFGVTLLGSRGLAGSWGDNWLDKQDSNGISLAQALCDFGLAPEQIHQAKRKSSDFIGYLELHIEQGPLLESTDLALGVVTAINGAKRLNFSFKGMAGHAGTVPMSLRQDALVGTSELILAAESIAKEFDVVATVGKIACHPGAVNVIPSDVSFSLDIRAPDNQQRDVALFEITKAAKEIATRRQLELSYDCFYSSDATPCSGFLQEKLTNAVTNVQGRSMSLASGAGHDAIAIAALCEVGMLFMRCKGGISHNPAESVQVADIDLALQALEHVLANINLPKTKNMLG, encoded by the coding sequence ATGCAGGAAGGCATCCGTATTTTTGAACGTTGCAATGAACTGGCACTTCTCAGTGAAGATACAGACGCGTTAACGCGTGTCTATCTTTCCGCACAACATCAGCAAGCCAACCAGCTTGCAGGTACGTGGATGCGCGATGCCGGAATGCATGTCTGGCAGGATGCCGTTGGCAATATTTGCGGGCGGTATGAGGGTACGGAACCTGAGGCCCCCGCTTTATTGCTCGGTTCACATCTGGATACCGTGCGGAATGCCGGAAAATACGATGGCATGCTGGGCGTCATTACGGCAATTGAACTGGTATCCCGGTTACATCAGCAAAACAAGCGGTTTCCTTTCGCCATCGAAGTGGTCGGTTTTGGTGACGAAGAAGGGGTCCGGTTCGGTGTTACCTTGTTGGGCAGCCGAGGGTTGGCCGGAAGCTGGGGCGATAACTGGCTGGATAAACAAGACAGCAATGGCATTTCTCTCGCTCAGGCTTTATGTGATTTTGGTCTGGCACCGGAACAAATTCATCAGGCAAAAAGAAAATCATCAGATTTCATTGGTTATCTGGAATTACACATTGAACAAGGCCCGTTACTTGAATCAACGGATCTTGCGCTGGGTGTCGTCACCGCGATCAATGGTGCGAAAAGACTGAATTTTTCGTTTAAAGGCATGGCCGGACACGCCGGAACCGTACCGATGTCATTACGGCAGGATGCGCTGGTGGGTACCAGTGAGCTGATTCTGGCTGCAGAATCCATTGCGAAAGAGTTTGATGTGGTCGCCACTGTTGGGAAAATCGCGTGTCACCCCGGCGCGGTGAATGTCATTCCGTCGGACGTGTCATTCAGTCTGGATATCCGCGCACCAGATAATCAGCAACGTGATGTCGCTCTTTTTGAGATAACGAAAGCAGCAAAAGAAATTGCTACCCGACGACAATTAGAGCTCAGTTATGACTGTTTTTACAGTTCGGATGCCACACCATGCTCGGGCTTCCTGCAAGAAAAACTGACAAATGCAGTGACAAATGTGCAAGGCCGGAGTATGAGTCTCGCCAGTGGTGCCGGACATGATGCCATTGCCATCGCGGCGTTATGTGAAGTCGGCATGCTCTTTATGCGTTGCAAGGGCGGTATCAGTCATAATCCCGCCGAGTCAGTTCAGGTTGCCGATATTGATCTGGCACTTCAGGCTCTGGAACATGTGCTGGCGAACATAAATCTTCCAAAAACCAAAAACATGCTTGGCTAA
- a CDS encoding pyridoxal-phosphate-dependent aminotransferase family protein has protein sequence MLDIQAFDQINPPARLLMGPGPINADPRVLRAMSSQLIGQYDPAMTEYMNQTMALYRALYKTSNEWTFLIDGTSRAGIEAMLVSAIRPGDKVLVPVFGRFGDLLCEIARRCRAEVHIISVPWGEVFDPQMVEDAIIAIKPRALLTVQGDTSTTMLQPLAELGEICRRHDVLFYTDATASFGGNPMEVDAWGLDAVSAGLQKCLGGPSGSSPVTLSDRFADVVRKRKHVEQGIRNANHQDGDDEIIYSNYFDLGMIMDYWGPERLNHHTEATSMLFGARECARIILQEGIDTCIARHKLHGDALLAGIQGMGLKPFGNLKHKMNNVLGVYIPENVHGEQIRQTLLNDFGIEIGTSFGPLHGKIWRIGTMGYNARKDTVLTTLSALEAVLNRFGFKTVQGAALQSAWNVYASAEV, from the coding sequence ATGTTAGATATTCAGGCTTTTGATCAAATTAATCCTCCTGCCCGTCTGTTGATGGGGCCCGGTCCGATCAACGCTGATCCGCGTGTTTTACGCGCTATGTCGTCACAACTGATTGGTCAGTATGATCCGGCTATGACCGAATACATGAACCAGACCATGGCGTTGTACCGGGCGTTATATAAAACCAGTAATGAATGGACCTTCCTGATCGATGGCACCTCACGCGCCGGGATTGAAGCCATGCTGGTATCGGCAATCCGTCCCGGTGACAAGGTGCTGGTACCGGTCTTCGGTCGTTTTGGTGATCTGCTCTGTGAAATTGCCCGTCGCTGTCGCGCCGAAGTGCATATCATCTCGGTACCATGGGGCGAAGTGTTTGATCCGCAAATGGTGGAAGATGCCATCATCGCGATCAAACCGCGGGCATTACTCACCGTTCAGGGCGATACCTCGACCACCATGCTGCAACCGCTGGCGGAACTCGGCGAGATCTGCCGTCGTCATGACGTTCTGTTTTATACCGACGCGACCGCTTCCTTCGGTGGCAACCCGATGGAAGTAGATGCCTGGGGACTGGATGCCGTTTCTGCCGGATTACAAAAATGTCTCGGCGGCCCGTCAGGCAGCTCGCCGGTTACGCTCAGTGATCGTTTTGCCGATGTAGTCAGAAAACGCAAACACGTCGAGCAGGGGATCCGTAATGCCAATCATCAGGATGGCGATGATGAGATCATCTATTCCAACTATTTCGACCTCGGCATGATCATGGATTACTGGGGGCCGGAACGGCTGAATCATCATACTGAAGCGACCAGTATGTTATTCGGTGCCCGTGAATGTGCCCGCATTATTCTTCAGGAAGGCATCGATACCTGTATTGCCCGTCATAAGCTGCACGGTGATGCACTGCTGGCCGGCATTCAGGGCATGGGATTAAAACCATTTGGCAACCTGAAACACAAAATGAATAACGTATTAGGCGTTTATATTCCTGAAAATGTGCACGGCGAACAGATCCGTCAAACCTTGCTCAACGATTTTGGTATCGAGATCGGCACCTCGTTTGGCCCGTTGCACGGCAAAATCTGGCGCATTGGCACCATGGGTTACAACGCGCGTAAAGATACCGTACTGACGACGCTTTCTGCGCTGGAAGCGGTATTAAACCGTTTCGGTTTCAAAACAGTTCAGGGCGCAGCCTTGCAATCGGCATGGAATGTTTATGCTTCTGCGGAGGTCTGA
- a CDS encoding sulfite exporter TauE/SafE family protein — protein sequence MELIQSVAPILLALVMTGVVAGILAGLLGVGGGIVMVPVLYFIFQSFEVAPQHAILLATGTSLAAMIPTSIMSIRSQKKRGNVDTDLLKRWGIFLLIGVLAGAALATHFGGVWLTAMFGSLAMLVSLNMLFRAKAKPFATELPGKAVQSFIAMVIGSVSVMIGIGGGTLSVPILTSCNYPPHRAVGTSSAIGLLISVPGAITMLVTGTTPADAPFGTIGLVNLLGFACIVPMSVVFAPVGVRLGQKLNPVRLKQVFAVALAFTGARMLFSVL from the coding sequence GTGGAACTTATTCAATCTGTAGCCCCGATCCTGTTGGCGCTGGTGATGACAGGTGTCGTTGCCGGTATTCTGGCCGGGTTGCTGGGAGTGGGCGGTGGTATCGTCATGGTGCCGGTACTTTATTTTATCTTTCAGAGTTTTGAGGTTGCGCCGCAGCATGCCATTTTGCTGGCAACGGGTACTTCTCTGGCGGCGATGATCCCGACTTCCATCATGTCTATTCGTTCGCAAAAGAAACGCGGTAACGTGGATACGGATTTACTCAAGCGCTGGGGGATATTCCTGTTGATTGGGGTATTGGCCGGCGCAGCACTGGCTACCCACTTTGGTGGGGTCTGGCTGACCGCGATGTTTGGTAGTCTTGCCATGCTGGTTTCACTGAATATGTTATTCCGCGCCAAAGCCAAACCCTTCGCCACAGAACTGCCCGGCAAGGCCGTACAGTCATTCATTGCCATGGTGATCGGGTCGGTTTCCGTCATGATTGGTATCGGCGGCGGCACGCTGAGTGTGCCTATTCTGACCAGCTGTAATTATCCGCCTCATCGTGCTGTCGGTACCTCCTCTGCGATCGGTTTACTTATCTCCGTGCCGGGCGCCATCACCATGCTGGTGACAGGAACAACTCCCGCCGACGCACCATTCGGCACGATTGGTCTGGTCAATCTGCTTGGTTTTGCCTGCATAGTGCCGATGTCAGTGGTGTTTGCGCCTGTCGGTGTGCGTTTAGGTCAGAAATTAAACCCTGTTCGTTTAAAACAAGTTTTTGCGGTGGCATTAGCGTTTACCGGTGCCCGTATGCTGTTTTCGGTGCTGTAA
- a CDS encoding gamma-glutamyltransferase family protein has product MKQNEMKQLAFTASHFQASEAGMQILQNGGTAIEAMVAAAAAIAVAYPHMNSLGGDGFWLIHEPGEQPVAINAAGVSAAQASAAWYQERGYVQIPSRGSAAALTVAGTVSGWQLALEISAKWQSGIGLENILHSAMHLARNGITVTESLAAASRKTVHELSQVEGFGERYLPNGDVLNVGETLRNEPLADLLQHLSVAGLDDFYRGKTADCIAAAFAKTGSPLTLADLAAYRARQVEPLSVTTSKGTFYNLPLPTQGIASLLILALFDRCFDPSLDDSTQLHLLVEATKQAFRVRNAEAQDASVATRDIGRWLQEPALQKLAAGIDLKQAAPWPNPAIPGDTIWMAARDKDGRMVSFIQSIYWEFGSGLVIPELGLLWNNRGVSFSLESGATNELKGNIQPFHTLNPALAHLNDGRVLAYGTMGGEGQPQTQAAIIWRHLYQQQSLRDAVAAPRWLLGRTWGDNSHNLKIEADMPEHILTSLQQRGHEIQPIPACSELMGHAGAISATEQGVVDLATDPRSDGAALTDFFSASLTESFN; this is encoded by the coding sequence ATGAAGCAAAATGAGATGAAGCAACTCGCTTTTACCGCCTCTCATTTTCAGGCTTCCGAAGCCGGTATGCAGATCCTGCAAAATGGCGGCACCGCGATTGAGGCAATGGTGGCAGCGGCGGCTGCCATCGCTGTAGCTTATCCGCATATGAACAGTCTGGGCGGCGATGGTTTCTGGCTGATCCATGAACCAGGCGAGCAGCCTGTCGCCATTAATGCGGCGGGAGTGAGTGCGGCTCAGGCTTCTGCGGCATGGTATCAGGAGCGTGGTTATGTGCAGATCCCATCCCGTGGCAGTGCGGCAGCATTAACCGTGGCGGGTACCGTCAGCGGCTGGCAACTGGCGCTGGAAATCAGTGCAAAATGGCAGTCCGGAATCGGGCTGGAGAACATTCTGCATTCCGCTATGCACCTCGCTCGCAATGGCATCACTGTGACCGAAAGTCTGGCTGCTGCCAGTCGTAAAACCGTGCATGAACTCAGTCAGGTCGAAGGGTTCGGTGAGCGTTATCTGCCAAACGGCGATGTACTCAACGTGGGTGAAACATTACGCAATGAGCCGCTGGCTGATCTGCTGCAACATCTGAGTGTGGCTGGTCTGGATGATTTTTATCGCGGGAAAACCGCCGATTGCATCGCTGCGGCATTTGCGAAAACCGGCTCGCCACTGACGCTTGCTGATCTTGCTGCTTACCGCGCCCGGCAGGTGGAACCTTTATCGGTCACGACCAGTAAAGGTACTTTTTATAACCTGCCGTTGCCGACGCAGGGCATTGCGTCACTGCTGATTTTGGCACTGTTTGATCGCTGTTTTGATCCGTCACTGGATGACAGCACGCAATTGCATTTGCTGGTGGAAGCGACCAAGCAGGCTTTCCGTGTGCGCAATGCGGAAGCACAGGATGCCTCGGTGGCGACCAGAGACATCGGTCGCTGGTTACAGGAACCGGCGTTGCAAAAATTGGCCGCCGGGATTGACCTGAAGCAGGCGGCACCATGGCCAAATCCGGCCATTCCGGGCGATACCATCTGGATGGCAGCGCGGGATAAAGATGGCCGGATGGTGAGCTTTATCCAGAGTATCTACTGGGAATTCGGCTCCGGTCTGGTGATTCCTGAGCTGGGTCTGTTGTGGAATAACCGCGGTGTCAGTTTCAGTCTGGAAAGCGGTGCCACCAATGAACTGAAGGGCAATATTCAGCCATTTCACACGCTCAATCCGGCACTGGCACATCTCAATGATGGCCGGGTTCTGGCTTACGGCACCATGGGCGGTGAAGGACAACCGCAAACTCAGGCCGCGATCATCTGGCGTCATCTCTATCAGCAGCAATCACTCCGTGACGCCGTTGCTGCACCCCGCTGGCTGCTGGGCAGGACCTGGGGTGATAACAGTCATAACCTGAAAATCGAAGCGGATATGCCAGAACATATTCTTACTTCACTGCAGCAACGGGGACATGAAATACAACCGATCCCAGCCTGCTCAGAATTGATGGGACATGCCGGGGCGATTTCAGCAACCGAACAGGGCGTGGTTGATCTGGCAACAGATCCCCGTTCTGACGGCGCGGCGCTGACCGATTTTTTTAGTGCTTCGCTTACCGAATCTTTTAATTAA
- a CDS encoding amidase — MNLTDFSVYCPHGPHNFRVATEGPLSDLRLVYKDLYHVAGYPTGAGNPTWLNTHEPAAATSPVLLKLMNAGMQIIGRVQTDELAYSLNGCNIHYGTPVNPAAPDRLPGGSSSGSAVAVARGDADVGLGTDTGGSIRVPACYNGLFGIRPTHGRLSSEHMVPLAPRFDTPGWLCRDAATLERVGAQLFGATPVKTERVDLLWATSLFDLLPEDLCTAIVPIKQQLAACVASLHEWDFAPARLSELNNTFRTLQGREVARTHSAWVSQHPDAFAADIAERFQWASQLTAEDEALAEETCQQWKAEIIARLETACLVIPTTPDLAPLRSASDADLADFRMKLLGLTALAGLAGLPQVHLPLVKVAGVPFGFSIIGKPGSDMQLLALVRLFSDVIGEEKPDEAK; from the coding sequence ATGAACTTGACTGATTTTTCTGTTTACTGCCCGCATGGGCCACATAATTTCAGAGTCGCAACGGAAGGACCGCTGAGCGATCTGCGTCTGGTTTACAAAGATCTCTATCATGTGGCGGGATATCCGACTGGGGCAGGCAATCCGACCTGGCTGAACACCCATGAACCAGCGGCTGCAACCTCACCGGTGCTGCTCAAATTAATGAATGCCGGTATGCAAATTATTGGCCGGGTACAGACCGATGAACTGGCGTATAGCCTCAATGGTTGCAACATCCATTACGGTACGCCGGTTAATCCTGCTGCCCCGGATCGTTTACCGGGCGGTTCTTCCAGTGGCAGCGCCGTTGCGGTGGCACGTGGCGATGCAGATGTCGGCTTGGGCACGGATACCGGCGGCTCGATCCGCGTTCCGGCCTGTTACAACGGCCTGTTTGGCATTCGTCCGACACACGGTCGTTTATCGTCGGAACATATGGTGCCGCTGGCGCCGCGATTTGATACGCCCGGCTGGCTGTGTCGTGATGCGGCAACGCTGGAACGGGTAGGGGCACAGTTATTCGGTGCAACGCCGGTCAAAACGGAACGGGTCGATTTGCTCTGGGCCACTTCGCTGTTTGATTTGTTGCCGGAAGATCTGTGCACCGCCATTGTGCCGATCAAACAACAGTTAGCGGCGTGTGTTGCTTCTCTGCATGAATGGGATTTTGCTCCGGCCCGCTTGAGTGAACTGAATAATACCTTTCGCACCCTGCAGGGGCGCGAAGTCGCGCGTACGCATTCCGCGTGGGTATCACAGCATCCGGATGCGTTCGCGGCGGATATCGCGGAACGTTTTCAGTGGGCCAGCCAGTTAACGGCAGAAGACGAAGCGTTGGCTGAGGAAACTTGTCAGCAATGGAAAGCTGAAATCATCGCAAGACTGGAAACCGCCTGTCTGGTTATTCCGACTACGCCTGATCTGGCGCCATTACGTAGCGCCAGCGATGCCGATCTGGCTGATTTTCGCATGAAACTGCTGGGGTTAACGGCACTGGCCGGTCTGGCCGGACTTCCACAGGTACATCTGCCGTTAGTGAAAGTCGCTGGCGTTCCTTTTGGTTTTTCCATTATCGGCAAACCCGGCAGCGACATGCAGTTACTGGCATTAGTGCGGCTGTTCAGCGATGTCATCGGTGAGGAAAAACCAGATGAAGCAAAATGA